One genomic window of Ignavibacteriales bacterium includes the following:
- a CDS encoding right-handed parallel beta-helix repeat-containing protein has product MKRLITTLFVLVIVTGVNVLADVHHVTTTGAGSKNGSSWDNAHEGLQAALTAASSGDKIWVAKGTYKPSSYYDLYFTARYYHFRMQPNVAIYGGFAGTETDVSERTNYGVGGTNETILSGDIGTEGNISDNCYHVFYHPTSSDLTSSAMLDGFTIQGGNANDGSAPHNQGGGMFNDGACSPTITNCTFTSNWATYGAGMYNSSSSSSSFSAPSLTNCIFSSNTATMHGGGMYNYQYSSPTLTSCTFTSNTATASSYYGGGMCNYTNSSPTLTSCTFTSNAAYYGGGIYNYYNSYVTLISCRFSSNSAGQGGGGMYSDYCSPSLTNCTFLSNTAANAGGLYNSYSYPTLTNCTFSSNTATANGGGIVNVSTSPNNTIFNNCIIWGNEAGTDGDEIYLSGGGTTTLNHSCYATESGDIQLSGTFNTTNDNITSDPQFVGSSANSAHPLSIIGISPCTDVGDDSYNSQDYDIRGSSYPRKLNKLTGATGIIDMGAYEYKLNVDPLPVELTKFNASINGSSVLLNWQTATEVNNYGFEIERSLSQSLQKEGTCNSSLGGKEGGWEKIGFVTGAGNSNSPKEYSFTDDLALTLNLAHNLTLKYRLKQIDNDGQFKYSDVVEISLANTPEKFELMQNYPNPFNPTTTIEYSLSYNSRVKVEIFNMLGQLITTLIDKEESAGYKQVLWNANDLSSGIYIMRINAEAVEGGNKLSSTKKLLLLK; this is encoded by the coding sequence ATGAAAAGGCTAATCACAACACTTTTCGTACTGGTTATAGTAACCGGTGTAAATGTACTGGCAGATGTCCATCATGTAACTACCACCGGTGCAGGTTCAAAAAATGGTTCAAGTTGGGATAATGCTCACGAAGGATTACAAGCGGCTCTTACTGCCGCAAGCTCTGGCGACAAAATTTGGGTGGCAAAGGGAACTTATAAGCCAAGCTCCTATTATGATTTATACTTTACTGCACGCTACTACCATTTCCGTATGCAGCCCAACGTTGCCATTTACGGCGGCTTTGCCGGAACAGAAACTGACGTAAGCGAGCGAACCAACTATGGCGTCGGAGGGACAAACGAAACCATTTTGAGTGGCGATATTGGTACCGAGGGCAACATCTCAGACAACTGCTACCATGTGTTCTACCATCCAACCAGTTCGGATTTAACAAGTTCTGCCATGTTGGATGGCTTTACTATTCAAGGCGGAAATGCAAATGATGGTTCCGCGCCACATAACCAGGGCGGCGGAATGTTTAATGATGGGGCATGTTCTCCAACCATTACCAATTGTACATTCACATCAAATTGGGCTACCTACGGAGCCGGAATGTATAATTCTTCTTCTTCTTCTTCTTCTTTTTCTGCCCCCAGCCTAACCAACTGCATATTCTCATCGAATACGGCTACAATGCATGGTGGCGGAATGTATAATTACCAATATTCTTCTCCAACCCTAACTAGTTGTACATTCACATCGAATACTGCCACTGCTAGTTCTTATTATGGCGGCGGAATGTGTAATTATACTAATTCTTCTCCAACCCTAACTAGTTGTACATTCACATCGAATGCGGCTTATTACGGTGGTGGTATATATAATTACTATAATTCTTATGTAACCCTCATCAGTTGCAGATTCTCATCGAATTCTGCTGGTCAGGGTGGTGGTGGAATGTATAGTGATTATTGTTCTCCATCTCTCACCAATTGCACATTCTTATCGAATACCGCTGCTAATGCCGGTGGATTGTATAATAGTTACTCTTATCCAACTCTCACCAATTGCACTTTCTCATCTAATACAGCTACTGCTAATGGCGGCGGAATTGTAAATGTATCTACTTCTCCAAACAACACTATCTTCAATAATTGTATTATTTGGGGTAATGAAGCTGGAACTGATGGTGATGAAATATATCTCTCTGGTGGTGGCACAACCACACTGAATCACTCATGCTATGCAACTGAGTCCGGGGATATTCAACTTAGTGGTACATTTAACACTACAAACGACAACATTACTTCCGACCCTCAGTTTGTGGGTTCATCGGCAAATTCAGCGCACCCGCTTTCTATTATAGGAATTTCACCTTGTACAGATGTAGGAGATGATTCTTATAATTCGCAAGATTATGATATTCGTGGTTCCAGCTACCCAAGAAAACTGAATAAGCTCACCGGCGCCACCGGCATAATAGATATGGGGGCGTATGAATATAAACTGAACGTCGATCCTTTGCCGGTAGAATTGACCAAATTTAACGCTAGCATAAACGGTTCTTCTGTATTATTAAATTGGCAGACAGCTACCGAAGTGAACAATTATGGATTTGAAATAGAAAGAAGTCTTTCCCAATCCCTTCAAAAGGAAGGGACTTGTAATTCCTCCTTAGGTGGAAAAGAAGGTGGCTGGGAAAAGATTGGATTTGTTACAGGTGCCGGCAACAGCAACTCACCGAAGGAATATTCCTTTACAGATGATCTTGCTCTTACTCTTAATCTTGCTCATAATCTTACTCTCAAATATCGCTTAAAACAAATAGATAATGACGGACAATTCAAATATTCTGATGTTGTAGAAATATCATTAGCAAATACGCCAGAAAAATTTGAACTTATGCAGAATTATCCCAATCCGTTTAATCCAACGACAACAATTGAATATTCTTTGTCTTATAACAGCAGAGTAAAAGTAGAAATTTTTAATATGCTTGGACAGTTAATAACCACACTGATAGACAAAGAAGAATCTGCCGGATACAAACAAGTTTTGTGGAATGCGAATGATCTTTCCAGCGGCATTTACATTATGCGAATAAATGCTGAAGCTGTGGAAGGAGGCAATAAATTATCTTCTACGAAAAAACTTCTCTTACTAAAATAA
- a CDS encoding response regulator transcription factor: MTNCIIVEDEPLATEIIEGYLKNFFDVFLLGKFENSITAFDFLKKKNVDLMFLDIRMPQVSGIDLLKILSHPPKVIITTAYRDFALEGYELDVVDYLLKPISLERFLKAMDKFYKSTEAHVNDSLILQKPADENFIYVKAERKIIKIYLKEIYFIESLKDYTILHLKNKKVITHQQISQLEEQLTCKGFIRIHRSYIVSVSKIEAVTSASIEIHGKELPIGRNYKNEVLKTLNLGKIITK; the protein is encoded by the coding sequence ATGACAAATTGTATAATTGTAGAAGATGAACCGCTTGCCACGGAAATAATTGAAGGATACCTTAAGAATTTTTTTGATGTTTTTCTTCTTGGCAAATTTGAAAATTCAATTACAGCTTTTGATTTTCTTAAAAAGAAAAACGTTGACCTGATGTTTCTGGATATAAGAATGCCACAGGTTAGCGGAATTGACCTTCTGAAAATATTAAGCCATCCTCCAAAAGTTATTATAACTACAGCTTATCGCGATTTTGCTCTTGAGGGATATGAACTGGATGTTGTTGATTATCTCTTGAAGCCAATATCACTTGAGAGATTTTTGAAAGCGATGGATAAATTTTATAAGTCTACTGAAGCTCATGTGAACGATAGTTTAATTCTGCAGAAACCTGCTGATGAAAATTTTATTTACGTTAAAGCTGAAAGAAAAATAATTAAGATTTATCTGAAGGAAATTTATTTTATTGAAAGCCTGAAAGATTACACAATTTTACATCTTAAGAATAAGAAAGTAATTACACATCAGCAGATAAGCCAACTTGAAGAACAACTTACCTGCAAAGGATTTATCCGCATCCATCGTTCATACATTGTTTCTGTTTCCAAAATTGAAGCGGTAACTTCAGCATCAATTGAAATTCATGGTAAAGAACTACCAATTGGACGGAACTACAAAAACGAAGTGTTAAAGACATTAAATCTTGGTAAGATTATTACCAAATAG
- a CDS encoding T9SS type A sorting domain-containing protein: MLKIYYPIRNFSLRLLFVIFSVVFLSNTPLCQGIVLVDFGANASGNLYGLTGWNTLIKSPNVNYTSAGPGGLVSHPTEEEFGDYQGVQGTARNFQIGERIVVTWYNNSDDVFFFTARISFTDGDRPEGGTSIGNWYTMRSFTDYRYTYTEIQPHTSAKSVFNITNAGVHKTDSSYSLVNTNLAIEWGATDPKQYLVCDKIELLSNADILTPNQPTGLTANTISDSKIQLNWDAPTDNIGVVEYLIYMNGQIEGYSRSSNYTCVFLEPNKEYSFTVTALDAVRNESIQSAPASAVTQEYKGDGTLVNPAGFQYLGTFRLPDDFAWGGEAIEYNPNGDGGQSGNGAADGYPGSIFATNLNQPENGLVGELSIPAPVISASKNIDDLPLAVIIQTPVNIRPPNINNWTFIDIWRTGLEYIPDESRLYSSWSIHYTVTGEKHSSISCCDAGNLSGSAKYGPWYVGSPSSPPNDATINDWLFSTPDSWAQTNTSGRNLVVGRSRDGGLSGLGPTMYAFAKVGGTPPVPDSQLDITTLLQYGPVEGTDNYNFPNSIDGYKHSDTWREALWISSSGQNSIAIIGNKALGNNWYGYTGERMLHDWVIADTPYPDYYTTDPDGKGWRGHNLQPMIIFYNPADLAKVASGTMQPYEPQPYAALRISKNIFYGEAHEIFSASYDLQNQILYVTEFFRESDGRLLIHAWHVNSIPVPVELTSFNAEVIDNHVKLKWNTATEINNFGFQIERRSFMITKDWTKIGFVNGKGNSTIPAHYEFVDKEPECGINQYRFKQVDYDGSFKYSEIVEAEINKPMKFALFQNYPNPFNPTTTIKFTLAEASKLTLKVYDLLGSEVTTLLDEEKPAGRYEVQWNTSNQPSGVYLCRLQADNFIKTIKIVLMK; the protein is encoded by the coding sequence TTTCTCATCCAACAGAAGAAGAATTTGGCGATTATCAGGGTGTCCAAGGTACCGCAAGAAATTTTCAAATTGGAGAAAGGATTGTTGTTACCTGGTATAATAATTCTGATGACGTATTCTTTTTTACTGCGCGGATAAGTTTTACAGACGGAGATCGACCCGAGGGTGGAACATCCATAGGTAATTGGTATACGATGAGAAGCTTTACTGACTATCGTTATACATATACTGAAATTCAACCCCACACATCTGCCAAATCGGTTTTTAACATCACCAACGCTGGTGTACATAAAACAGATAGTTCTTATTCGCTTGTTAATACAAACCTTGCAATTGAATGGGGAGCTACGGATCCAAAACAATATTTGGTGTGCGACAAAATTGAGTTACTTAGTAATGCCGATATATTAACTCCAAATCAACCAACAGGACTAACAGCAAATACAATTTCAGATTCTAAAATTCAACTAAACTGGGACGCGCCAACGGATAATATTGGAGTTGTTGAATACTTAATTTATATGAACGGACAAATAGAAGGTTACAGCCGAAGCAGCAATTACACATGCGTTTTCTTAGAGCCTAACAAAGAGTATAGCTTTACTGTTACGGCTCTGGATGCTGTAAGAAATGAAAGCATTCAATCAGCGCCTGCTTCTGCTGTAACGCAGGAATATAAAGGTGATGGAACATTAGTCAATCCTGCCGGCTTTCAATATCTTGGAACATTTAGATTGCCGGATGATTTTGCCTGGGGTGGTGAAGCAATTGAATATAACCCAAATGGAGATGGCGGGCAATCCGGCAACGGCGCTGCTGATGGCTACCCCGGTTCCATCTTTGCAACAAATCTTAACCAGCCCGAAAATGGTTTGGTAGGCGAACTTAGCATACCAGCCCCGGTTATATCCGCAAGTAAAAATATTGATGATTTGCCTTTAGCAGTAATAATTCAAACGCCTGTAAACATTAGACCACCAAATATAAATAACTGGACGTTTATTGATATATGGAGAACCGGTTTAGAATACATTCCGGATGAATCAAGGCTGTACAGTTCCTGGAGCATTCATTATACTGTAACTGGAGAAAAGCATTCATCAATTAGCTGCTGCGATGCCGGTAATCTTTCCGGCTCTGCAAAGTATGGACCCTGGTATGTTGGTTCACCATCATCTCCACCAAATGATGCTACCATAAACGATTGGTTGTTTTCAACACCGGATTCATGGGCGCAAACTAATACTTCAGGACGAAATCTTGTAGTTGGTAGAAGCCGCGATGGTGGATTAAGCGGATTAGGACCAACAATGTATGCATTTGCAAAGGTTGGCGGAACTCCTCCTGTGCCTGATAGCCAATTAGATATTACTACTCTTTTACAGTACGGTCCCGTAGAAGGAACGGACAATTACAATTTCCCAAATTCAATTGATGGATATAAACACAGCGATACTTGGAGAGAGGCATTGTGGATTTCATCATCCGGTCAAAACTCCATTGCCATTATTGGAAATAAAGCGTTGGGCAATAATTGGTACGGTTATACCGGAGAAAGGATGCTGCACGATTGGGTTATTGCCGATACTCCTTATCCGGATTATTATACCACGGATCCGGACGGTAAAGGCTGGCGAGGGCATAACCTTCAGCCGATGATAATCTTTTATAATCCGGCAGACCTTGCTAAAGTTGCATCGGGAACAATGCAGCCTTATGAACCACAGCCCTATGCAGCTTTAAGAATTAGTAAAAATATTTTTTATGGAGAAGCACACGAAATTTTTTCCGCCAGCTATGATTTGCAAAATCAAATTTTGTATGTGACTGAGTTTTTCAGAGAGTCGGACGGAAGACTTCTTATTCATGCCTGGCATGTAAATTCAATTCCGGTTCCTGTAGAACTTACTTCCTTTAATGCTGAAGTGATAGATAACCATGTTAAACTTAAATGGAATACGGCGACTGAAATTAACAATTTCGGATTTCAGATTGAACGCAGATCATTTATGATTACTAAAGATTGGACAAAGATTGGTTTTGTAAATGGCAAAGGAAACAGCACAATTCCAGCGCATTATGAGTTTGTAGACAAAGAACCTGAATGTGGAATTAACCAATACCGTTTTAAACAAGTAGACTACGATGGCTCATTTAAGTATTCCGAAATTGTAGAAGCGGAAATAAATAAGCCGATGAAGTTTGCGCTATTCCAGAACTATCCAAATCCGTTTAACCCAACAACAACAATTAAATTTACACTCGCTGAAGCCAGTAAGCTAACATTGAAGGTTTATGATTTACTTGGAAGTGAGGTGACAACATTGCTGGATGAGGAGAAACCTGCTGGAAGATACGAAGTACAGTGGAATACAAGCAATCAGCCAAGTGGTGTATACCTCTGCCGATTGCAAGCAGATAACTTCATTAAGACGATTAAAATAGTCTTGATGAAGTAA